The Terriglobales bacterium genomic sequence GCATCAACCTCGCCCGCAGTCCCTACTTCTGCACCGTCGACGCCGACTCCATCATCGAGCGCGATGCCCTGCTGCGCCTGATGGCGCCGGTCTTCAACTCGCACGTGAACACCGTCGTCTCCGGCGGCATCGTCCGCATCTCCAACGGCTGCCGCATCGTGAACGGCCGCGTGCACGAGATTGACCTGCCGCAGGGCTGGCTGGAACGCTGCCAGATCGTCGAGTACATGCGCACTTTCCTCTTCGGACGCCCCGCCTGGAGCTTCCTCCATGCCACCTTCATCGCCTCGGGCGCTTTCTGCATGCTGCATCGCGAGACCGTGATCGCCTGCGGCGGCTTCAAGCTCGACACCGTCACCGAAGACATCGACATCATCGCCAGCATTCACCAGTACATGCGCGCCCGGAAGTGGAAGTACCAGATGGCCTTCACCACCGACCCGGTCTGCTGGACCGAGTGCCCGCGCACCGTCAGCATGCTTGCCCGCCAGCGCCGCCGCTGGCAGCTCGGCCTCATGCAGACGGTCATGAAGCACGAGAAGATGATCTTCAATCCCCGCTACGGCATGCTCGGCATGCTCAGCATGCCGTTCCACGCTTACGTGGAAGCCATCGGCTGCGTGATCGAAGCGGCCGGCACCATCCTGGTTCCCTTCTCCTTCCTGGTCGGCGCCATGCCTTTCTCGCTCTTCCTGCTGCTGGTGTTCCTCGCCATCGGATACGGCACATTGCTTTCGATCGCGTCGGTCTTGCTCGAAGAAACGACGGTCCGGCGCTATCCCACGATTCGCAACGTCATGACGCTGGTCGGCTACGCCATCCTTGAAAACCTCGGCTATCGCCAGATGGTGACCTTCTTCCGCGCGCAGGGCGTGCTGCGCTTCTTCACCTTCGGCAAAAAAACCTGGGAGGTGGTCACCAAGAAGGGCGTGGCCGCCGCGGGAGCGCGCTCGTGATCGGCTGGATCTGGCGCTGGATCAGCAATCGCGTGATCGCCGGCGTGATCATTCTGTTCGTCGCCGTCGGCGTGTACGAGTTCCGCTTCAAGCCGC encodes the following:
- a CDS encoding glycosyltransferase — translated: MHSFILKLFDYANAIILLYFIAANVIYTILMLVSLYSVTLHSRLAGHYGHDHLAASPVTPPVALIVPAFNEQDGIVQTVMSLFDLNYPEKEIIVVDDGSTDSTLNRLIESFQLLPLDLVYRPVLQARHPYALYYSRQYPELLVASKQNGGKADAVNVGINLARSPYFCTVDADSIIERDALLRLMAPVFNSHVNTVVSGGIVRISNGCRIVNGRVHEIDLPQGWLERCQIVEYMRTFLFGRPAWSFLHATFIASGAFCMLHRETVIACGGFKLDTVTEDIDIIASIHQYMRARKWKYQMAFTTDPVCWTECPRTVSMLARQRRRWQLGLMQTVMKHEKMIFNPRYGMLGMLSMPFHAYVEAIGCVIEAAGTILVPFSFLVGAMPFSLFLLLVFLAIGYGTLLSIASVLLEETTVRRYPTIRNVMTLVGYAILENLGYRQMVTFFRAQGVLRFFTFGKKTWEVVTKKGVAAAGARS